One part of the Rothia sp. ZJ932 genome encodes these proteins:
- a CDS encoding ABC transporter substrate-binding protein gives MKSRFLAGTCSALVLLLSACVPTKPAITVVPEATSFGTITISAGISHETKMVAHLYAFALKEAGYTVEITDTGNTRAEYLEAMQARPLTAQDVAAPPILASPEVSARSTATNNPQTVDITPDYTGNLLLHLTAEGTLSPTDIAAAKDRATRVPTVEPSTTASASASATASPSSSAVATEPPLNVRGMSSSDIISALDKALPLDTSLLNAATAENKDALVVTRATAEKYGINSIADIAKHCPDLTLGAPATFEHRSHGLDALKTVYGCEPKKFVAVNNQGELSDQLANDTVQIADIFTSSPDIEDNAFVVLEDNANNFIAQQIVPMIRTDEVPQGARDAINTVSGRLTTQDLVRLGRLTTGENSITHQEAAMFWFDSLTE, from the coding sequence GTGAAGAGTAGGTTTCTTGCCGGTACTTGTTCAGCTTTGGTCTTGCTCTTATCGGCGTGCGTCCCCACAAAGCCAGCTATTACGGTTGTTCCAGAAGCTACGTCCTTTGGGACCATCACTATCTCAGCCGGTATTTCCCATGAAACAAAGATGGTCGCTCACCTCTATGCCTTTGCCCTCAAAGAGGCGGGGTACACGGTCGAAATTACCGACACCGGCAACACACGTGCCGAGTATTTAGAAGCTATGCAGGCGCGTCCTCTCACAGCCCAAGATGTAGCGGCGCCACCTATACTGGCAAGCCCCGAAGTCTCTGCGCGATCTACCGCCACCAACAACCCCCAGACCGTTGATATCACCCCCGACTACACGGGCAACTTACTCTTACACCTGACAGCCGAGGGCACCCTCAGCCCCACCGATATAGCTGCGGCAAAAGACCGTGCTACAAGAGTACCCACGGTTGAACCCAGTACCACCGCAAGCGCCTCAGCTAGCGCCACTGCGAGCCCAAGCTCCAGCGCGGTTGCTACTGAGCCGCCCCTGAACGTCCGAGGCATGTCTAGCAGCGACATCATCTCGGCCCTCGACAAAGCACTGCCCCTTGACACCTCTCTTCTCAACGCCGCCACCGCAGAAAACAAGGACGCTCTGGTGGTCACCCGCGCCACCGCTGAGAAGTACGGCATCAACTCCATCGCAGACATAGCCAAACACTGCCCCGACCTGACTCTGGGGGCACCCGCGACTTTTGAGCACAGAAGTCACGGGCTGGACGCGCTTAAGACGGTCTACGGGTGCGAGCCGAAAAAGTTTGTGGCGGTCAATAACCAGGGCGAGCTATCAGATCAACTAGCCAACGATACAGTGCAAATCGCTGATATTTTCACCAGCTCACCAGACATTGAAGACAACGCATTTGTGGTGCTAGAAGACAACGCCAACAATTTTATTGCCCAGCAAATTGTGCCAATGATACGCACTGACGAAGTGCCCCAGGGCGCTCGGGACGCCATCAACACTGTATCTGGCAGACTCACCACCCAGGATCTCGTCAGGCTCGGCAGACTTACCACCGGTGAGAACTCTATTACGCACCAAGAGGCGGCAATGTTCTGGTTTGACAGCCTGACGGAGTAA
- a CDS encoding 4-hydroxy-3-methylbut-2-enyl diphosphate reductase produces the protein MSAPVENTSISLGLPRVPKVRRTREDVEAAAPVNGAKKVLLAAPRGYCAGVDRAVIAVEKALEHYGAPVYVRKQIVHNRHVVETLEAQGAIFVDEVEEVPEGSVTVFSAHGVSPAVVNAAEERQLNTIDATCPLVNKVHREAVRFAKQDYDILLIGHTGHEEVEGTAGEAPEHIQIVNSPDEVEQVTVRDPEKVVWLSQTTLSVDETLETVGRLKEKFPSLQNPPSDDICYATSNRQGAIKEIAPQADLVIVVGSTNSSNSVRLKEVALEYGAKQAYLVDFAHEVDEAWFEGVATVGVTSGASVPEVLVQDVLNLLSDYGYSDVEPVETATEDILFSLPKELRSALKGTAENHLGGRGAKPMR, from the coding sequence ATGTCTGCACCTGTAGAAAACACCTCGATTTCCCTGGGACTGCCCCGCGTTCCCAAAGTCCGCCGTACCCGCGAAGATGTTGAAGCCGCTGCGCCTGTGAACGGAGCCAAAAAAGTTCTGTTGGCAGCCCCTCGCGGCTACTGCGCTGGCGTCGACCGCGCTGTCATCGCTGTTGAAAAGGCTCTGGAGCATTATGGTGCCCCCGTATACGTGCGCAAGCAGATTGTGCATAACCGTCACGTGGTAGAAACCCTTGAAGCGCAGGGCGCTATTTTCGTGGACGAGGTGGAGGAAGTTCCTGAGGGTTCTGTCACCGTTTTCTCTGCTCACGGTGTATCACCCGCTGTGGTGAACGCCGCTGAGGAACGTCAGCTGAACACGATTGATGCCACCTGCCCGCTGGTGAATAAGGTTCACCGTGAGGCTGTGCGCTTTGCCAAGCAGGACTACGACATTTTGTTGATTGGTCATACCGGTCACGAAGAAGTTGAGGGCACCGCGGGCGAGGCACCTGAACATATTCAGATTGTGAACTCCCCTGATGAGGTAGAGCAGGTAACTGTACGCGATCCTGAAAAGGTGGTGTGGCTTTCGCAGACCACTCTCTCGGTGGACGAAACCTTAGAGACCGTGGGGCGGTTGAAGGAGAAGTTCCCGTCGCTGCAGAACCCGCCGTCCGATGATATTTGCTATGCGACCTCTAACCGCCAGGGCGCTATCAAGGAGATCGCTCCCCAAGCTGATTTGGTAATTGTAGTGGGTTCCACTAACTCCTCGAACTCGGTGCGTCTAAAAGAAGTTGCCCTTGAATACGGTGCCAAGCAGGCATACTTGGTGGACTTCGCTCACGAAGTTGATGAAGCCTGGTTTGAGGGGGTTGCCACTGTTGGTGTAACCTCTGGCGCGTCCGTGCCCGAGGTGCTGGTGCAAGATGTGCTGAACTTGCTCTCAGACTACGGTTATTCTGATGTAGAACCGGTAGAGACCGCTACCGAGGACATCCTCTTCTCCCTACCCAAAGAACTGCGCTCAGCGCTCAAGGGTACTGCCGAAAACCACTTAGGTGGACGCGGTGCGAAGCCCATGCGCTAA
- the xseA gene encoding exodeoxyribonuclease VII large subunit: MTSSFEPSPYQVQVPNAHRQLAPTAGSTSPENPWPLKLLSTKLHEHVAKASPTWVEGQIIELNKRARVTYLTLRDIDEEISVSVTLFDQETAKIQGTLERGQRVIIQLKPDYWVKTGRLSMHGRNLRTVGTGSMLERIEKLKQSLAAEGLFDQRHKKPLPLLPHRIGLITGCDSDAMKDVIRNASLRWPAVAFEVREVAVQGVHALREVTQALSELDAHPEVDVIVIARGGGSLEDLLPFSEEAMVRALFVARTPVVSAIGHEADSPLIDHVADVRASTPTDAGKRVVPDVAEEKARITQARAFVERSVQNFIGNERASIAQVKSRPVLLAPRTSLLACEEDLERLRSRALTAARSSVVRHHENIRQLRARVTALSPQRTLERGYAVVQTVSGELVRDARNLPEGTEVMVRAAQGLAKATVTETFESNI, translated from the coding sequence ATGACTTCTTCTTTTGAACCATCACCATATCAGGTGCAGGTGCCTAACGCTCACCGGCAGTTAGCTCCCACTGCTGGGTCTACGTCGCCGGAGAATCCTTGGCCCCTCAAATTGCTTTCGACAAAACTTCACGAGCACGTGGCGAAAGCATCTCCTACCTGGGTTGAGGGCCAGATTATTGAGCTGAACAAGCGCGCCCGCGTCACCTACCTGACCTTGCGCGATATAGATGAGGAGATATCAGTCTCGGTTACTCTCTTCGATCAAGAAACCGCGAAAATTCAGGGTACATTAGAACGCGGTCAGCGCGTCATCATTCAACTCAAACCTGATTACTGGGTGAAAACAGGCAGGCTTTCCATGCACGGCCGCAATTTGCGGACGGTGGGCACCGGTTCAATGCTGGAACGCATTGAAAAGCTCAAGCAGTCTTTAGCTGCCGAGGGGCTTTTTGACCAGCGGCACAAAAAACCTCTGCCACTATTGCCGCATCGTATCGGTCTTATTACCGGTTGTGATTCTGATGCGATGAAAGACGTTATTCGTAACGCTTCTCTGCGTTGGCCAGCAGTTGCTTTCGAGGTCAGAGAGGTAGCGGTTCAGGGAGTTCACGCGCTGAGAGAGGTGACCCAGGCTCTCAGCGAACTCGATGCGCACCCAGAGGTTGATGTTATCGTTATTGCTCGCGGCGGCGGTTCTCTAGAAGATTTACTGCCTTTTAGCGAAGAGGCAATGGTTCGTGCCCTTTTTGTTGCTCGCACCCCTGTGGTGTCAGCTATCGGGCACGAGGCTGATAGCCCCCTCATTGACCATGTAGCCGATGTGCGCGCGTCCACCCCCACCGATGCAGGCAAGCGGGTGGTACCCGATGTTGCAGAAGAAAAAGCGCGTATCACCCAGGCGCGTGCCTTTGTTGAACGTTCAGTTCAGAATTTTATCGGCAATGAACGTGCCAGTATTGCCCAGGTTAAATCCCGCCCGGTTCTGTTGGCTCCTCGCACCAGTTTGTTGGCGTGTGAAGAAGACCTGGAACGTCTACGCTCGCGCGCTCTGACAGCGGCACGTTCTTCAGTGGTACGCCACCATGAAAATATTCGCCAGTTGCGAGCGCGTGTCACGGCTCTCTCGCCCCAGCGCACTTTGGAGCGAGGTTATGCCGTGGTGCAAACCGTTTCGGGTGAGTTGGTGCGAGACGCGCGGAATCTGCCTGAGGGTACCGAGGTAATGGTGCGGGCAGCTCAGGGTTTAGCGAAGGCAACTGTTACTGAGACCTTTGAATCGAATATTTAG
- a CDS encoding DedA family protein, with the protein MKEWIDNLSLVGAVSFFWAVGIVRTSIVYSLGRLAASGGQRWERVRSVFKHPAYQRAQKLVNTWGVLAVPACFLTVGLQTAVIMTTGFTKMPLVRWIPAMLAGTLIWGSIYGTVGMAVVWAWLERPWIAALLAVAALISVFLLVRRKHRRASHLHTHSLHTLPATTLREKTHD; encoded by the coding sequence ATGAAAGAGTGGATCGATAACCTGAGCCTGGTGGGAGCCGTTAGCTTCTTCTGGGCTGTGGGTATTGTGCGAACCAGCATTGTCTACAGCTTAGGTAGGCTTGCTGCATCCGGTGGTCAACGCTGGGAGCGCGTCCGCTCAGTGTTCAAACACCCCGCCTACCAGCGAGCCCAAAAGCTGGTGAACACCTGGGGAGTACTGGCCGTGCCTGCCTGTTTTCTTACCGTGGGGCTCCAAACCGCGGTCATTATGACCACCGGGTTCACTAAAATGCCGCTCGTACGATGGATCCCGGCAATGCTAGCGGGCACTCTCATCTGGGGGAGCATCTACGGCACCGTAGGTATGGCAGTAGTATGGGCGTGGTTAGAGCGTCCCTGGATAGCGGCACTACTGGCTGTAGCTGCGCTCATCTCTGTTTTTCTTCTGGTGCGCCGAAAGCACCGCCGAGCCTCTCACCTTCACACCCATTCGCTGCACACCCTGCCCGCTACAACGTTGAGAGAGAAGACCCATGACTGA
- a CDS encoding NUDIX hydrolase, which yields MDTRPSAYAVIIEQGKILLTRWVPADRRNSPAWTLPGGGMDPGEQPYDTVVREVYEETGYDAAPEDLLGVDAGYFDPNAGSENVFCALRIVYRAHIEGGTLRHEIDGSSDEARWVPIADLDKIQKVHLVDAAATMMGYANSTDWARRFRERQLSR from the coding sequence ATGGATACTCGCCCTTCAGCTTACGCAGTCATTATTGAGCAGGGAAAGATTCTTCTGACCCGCTGGGTGCCTGCCGACCGCAGAAACTCTCCTGCTTGGACGCTGCCCGGTGGAGGCATGGACCCCGGCGAGCAGCCCTACGACACCGTGGTGCGTGAGGTTTACGAAGAAACGGGCTATGACGCAGCCCCCGAGGACCTCTTGGGCGTGGACGCGGGTTATTTTGACCCCAACGCCGGTTCGGAGAACGTTTTTTGTGCGCTGCGCATCGTTTACCGCGCACATATTGAGGGCGGCACTTTGCGGCACGAAATTGATGGTTCATCTGATGAAGCTCGGTGGGTGCCTATTGCCGATCTTGACAAGATCCAGAAGGTACACCTGGTTGATGCTGCGGCAACCATGATGGGGTACGCCAACAGCACCGACTGGGCACGCCGTTTTCGCGAACGCCAGCTGAGCCGGTAG
- a CDS encoding 5-formyltetrahydrofolate cyclo-ligase — protein MPHLSSASHNKSLLRFHIRQNRVRQHRLLQGSQVAQGLLASGVPLIEGLAPSSVLAAFLPLNTEPPILPLLHTAYATGLQVIVPVVKAQRQLAWVEWTPQGTTSTNSLGIAEPTGKDLGAEAFLQADLRLIPALAVASDGARLGQGGGFYDLLTQPLSTPARARTYAVIFDHELLDALPAESHDFRAQAVLTPSGVHKLTSSPLS, from the coding sequence ATGCCACATTTATCGAGTGCCTCACACAATAAATCTTTGTTGAGGTTTCATATTCGTCAGAATCGCGTACGTCAGCACCGTCTTTTGCAGGGATCGCAAGTTGCTCAGGGGCTCTTGGCATCCGGTGTACCGCTGATCGAAGGTCTAGCCCCAAGCTCAGTGCTTGCAGCTTTTCTTCCGCTGAACACAGAACCGCCAATACTCCCCCTCCTGCACACAGCGTACGCCACAGGGCTCCAAGTGATTGTGCCGGTGGTTAAAGCTCAGCGCCAATTAGCGTGGGTAGAGTGGACGCCTCAGGGCACAACCTCCACGAACTCACTGGGAATAGCAGAACCAACCGGCAAAGACCTGGGGGCAGAAGCATTCCTTCAGGCTGATCTTCGCCTCATTCCGGCACTAGCTGTAGCGTCTGACGGCGCGCGTTTGGGTCAGGGCGGCGGCTTTTATGACCTGCTGACGCAGCCCCTGAGCACCCCGGCGCGAGCACGCACCTACGCCGTTATTTTTGATCATGAGTTGCTGGACGCTCTCCCCGCAGAATCTCATGATTTCAGGGCACAGGCTGTGCTAACTCCCAGTGGAGTACACAAGCTGACGTCTTCTCCTCTGTCTTAG
- a CDS encoding exodeoxyribonuclease VII small subunit, with amino-acid sequence MSENITFNDSTGGAPVEQLSYEQARAELMQVVQRMESGASSLEDSIALWERGEALAARCEAWLDGAQARLQAAQNNQQEHNNS; translated from the coding sequence ATGAGCGAAAATATTACTTTTAATGATTCAACCGGCGGTGCTCCGGTAGAGCAGCTGTCATACGAGCAGGCGCGTGCAGAACTCATGCAGGTGGTGCAGCGTATGGAATCTGGGGCGTCTTCGTTGGAGGATTCTATCGCTCTCTGGGAACGCGGTGAGGCACTGGCGGCTCGTTGTGAAGCATGGCTAGATGGTGCTCAGGCGCGGTTGCAGGCAGCTCAGAATAATCAGCAAGAGCACAACAACTCCTAG
- a CDS encoding LysR substrate-binding domain-containing protein has translation MTEIPVEDVTAAERLPLVAEEHAPLLADHDVFERLHSFDAHAYPMRVGFVPGVMPGKWFGRWHDRYGQVRPLAEIPLAEKAGLAALDGFARMVLIRPEHEPVSADKDRYHRIELYREQQVVVMPQDHLLSILDEVPVAELAEEFLLQEPETVPEWAAASEPYRASNPQKLPQMRHTKDAVELVAAGLGLLIVPLSIARLYHRKDLTHRPVPDIKTSAVALVWKREFREDIDEAMVQDFVGICRGRTAASDRGTDSKQQALEKKRKEKEEAQRKRRAANARREEQDRKARNARKNGNARQHSAQKAKVTGKPGGKKRR, from the coding sequence ATGACTGAAATACCGGTAGAAGACGTCACCGCTGCTGAGCGTTTGCCCCTCGTAGCAGAAGAACATGCCCCGCTACTGGCAGACCACGATGTTTTTGAACGCCTGCACTCTTTTGACGCGCACGCCTACCCCATGCGGGTGGGGTTCGTGCCCGGTGTGATGCCGGGTAAATGGTTTGGGCGCTGGCATGACCGCTACGGGCAGGTGCGCCCGCTGGCTGAAATTCCTCTCGCCGAAAAAGCTGGGTTAGCGGCTCTCGATGGCTTCGCCCGTATGGTCTTGATACGCCCCGAACACGAACCGGTCTCTGCTGATAAAGACCGCTACCACCGCATTGAGCTTTACCGTGAACAACAGGTGGTGGTGATGCCGCAGGACCACCTTCTCAGTATTCTCGACGAGGTTCCGGTTGCTGAACTCGCTGAAGAATTTTTGTTGCAGGAACCCGAGACTGTACCTGAGTGGGCTGCTGCTTCTGAGCCCTACCGCGCGTCCAACCCTCAAAAACTTCCGCAGATGCGCCACACCAAGGACGCAGTGGAGCTGGTGGCTGCCGGTTTGGGGCTGTTGATTGTTCCGCTTTCTATTGCCCGTCTGTACCACCGTAAAGATCTCACCCACCGCCCGGTGCCTGATATCAAAACTAGCGCTGTTGCTTTGGTGTGGAAGCGTGAGTTCCGCGAAGATATTGATGAGGCAATGGTGCAGGACTTCGTGGGCATTTGCCGCGGGCGCACTGCCGCTTCAGACCGCGGAACCGATAGTAAGCAACAGGCGCTAGAGAAAAAACGCAAAGAGAAAGAAGAAGCGCAGCGTAAGCGTCGAGCCGCTAATGCCCGCCGTGAGGAGCAAGACCGTAAAGCGCGTAACGCTCGCAAAAACGGAAATGCCCGCCAGCACAGCGCCCAGAAGGCGAAGGTGACGGGCAAACCCGGTGGCAAGAAACGCCGCTAA
- the galU gene encoding UTP--glucose-1-phosphate uridylyltransferase GalU: MTETNVSRAITKAVIPAAGLGTRFLPATKATPKEMLPVVDRPAIQYVVQEAVDAGLTDVLMITGRNKRALEDHFDRVPTLEEQLEDQGKDKLLRSVRDTNDLGEIHYVRQGDPKGLGHAVLRAKVHVGNEPFAVLLGDDLIDEKDDLLSEMVAVQQKTGGSVIALMEVPEDQISAYGCAAISQIEGENFFKVSELVEKPAVEEAPSNYAVIGRYVLAPQVFEVLENTAPGRGGEIQLTDALQTLAKGESEGEGVYGVVFKGRRFDTGDKLSYLKANIILAAEREDLGPDLRAWVKEFAAEL, from the coding sequence ATGACTGAAACTAATGTATCGCGTGCTATCACTAAAGCAGTAATTCCTGCTGCTGGTTTGGGCACCCGTTTTCTTCCCGCAACCAAGGCGACCCCTAAGGAAATGTTGCCTGTTGTTGACCGTCCTGCTATTCAGTATGTGGTGCAGGAAGCCGTAGACGCCGGTCTGACCGATGTACTCATGATTACCGGACGCAACAAGCGAGCCCTTGAGGATCACTTCGACCGCGTTCCCACTCTTGAGGAACAGCTTGAAGACCAAGGCAAAGATAAGCTGCTGCGTTCGGTGCGTGATACCAATGATTTGGGCGAAATCCACTACGTGCGCCAGGGCGATCCCAAGGGCTTGGGGCATGCTGTTTTGCGCGCTAAGGTACACGTGGGCAACGAGCCTTTTGCCGTGCTGCTGGGTGATGATCTCATTGATGAAAAAGATGACCTGCTGTCAGAGATGGTTGCTGTGCAGCAGAAGACCGGTGGCTCTGTCATTGCGCTGATGGAAGTTCCCGAAGACCAGATTTCAGCATACGGTTGTGCTGCGATTTCTCAGATTGAGGGCGAAAACTTCTTTAAGGTCTCAGAACTTGTTGAAAAGCCTGCCGTAGAAGAAGCACCCTCAAACTACGCCGTAATCGGACGCTATGTATTGGCACCTCAGGTTTTTGAGGTTCTTGAAAACACCGCTCCCGGTCGTGGCGGTGAAATTCAGCTCACCGACGCCCTGCAGACTCTTGCTAAGGGCGAGAGCGAAGGTGAAGGCGTTTACGGTGTTGTCTTCAAGGGTCGTCGTTTTGATACCGGCGACAAGCTCAGCTACCTCAAGGCGAACATTATTCTCGCTGCAGAACGCGAAGACCTGGGCCCTGATTTGCGTGCCTGGGTTAAAGAATTCGCTGCTGAACTTTAG
- a CDS encoding mechanosensitive ion channel family protein: MSFQTIIAQNAQPVTFMDSIIDDLSSLDFWLGKPLRILLIIVVALFVSALVRLVIKHITASIARGTHARIISGGTGVGRWMQDTGISNTRQAQRAKTVGSVLRSVASIAIWAMAIVMIIAELGFNIAPVLASAGVVGVALSFGAQSLVKDYLTGIFIVAEDQLGIGDWVDLGEASGEVEAVGLRTTQVRDINGTLWHVRNGEILRVGNSSQGWARTNIDMPVPYDADIGKVNEVLLSAAQRAVESSDISEHVVGKPEIRGVEKVSGESMIVRVTVKTAPSEQWTVARVLRLELKQALDAAGYCIPLLNQSVVRSADGTPPTAVAPTSTGTGTTA, encoded by the coding sequence ATGAGTTTTCAAACTATCATTGCGCAGAACGCGCAACCTGTTACTTTCATGGATTCGATTATTGACGATCTGAGCAGTCTCGATTTCTGGCTGGGAAAACCCCTGCGCATCCTGCTCATTATTGTGGTAGCGCTGTTCGTGAGTGCCCTGGTACGCCTGGTCATCAAGCACATCACAGCATCCATTGCTCGCGGTACGCACGCACGCATTATCTCCGGTGGCACCGGGGTGGGACGCTGGATGCAAGACACCGGCATTTCGAATACCCGCCAGGCCCAACGCGCCAAAACGGTAGGTTCAGTCTTACGATCAGTAGCCTCCATTGCCATTTGGGCGATGGCAATCGTCATGATTATCGCAGAACTGGGTTTCAATATCGCCCCCGTTCTCGCCTCAGCCGGCGTCGTCGGTGTTGCTCTTTCCTTCGGCGCACAATCGCTTGTCAAGGATTACCTCACCGGTATTTTCATCGTCGCAGAAGACCAGTTAGGCATTGGCGACTGGGTCGATTTGGGCGAAGCCTCGGGCGAGGTAGAGGCTGTGGGTCTTCGCACCACACAGGTACGCGATATCAATGGCACCCTCTGGCATGTACGAAACGGCGAAATTCTGCGCGTCGGAAACTCATCCCAGGGTTGGGCGCGTACCAACATTGATATGCCTGTTCCCTACGACGCTGATATCGGCAAGGTTAATGAGGTTCTGCTCAGCGCCGCCCAACGAGCTGTAGAATCCAGCGACATCAGCGAACACGTTGTGGGAAAGCCTGAGATCAGAGGCGTTGAAAAGGTCAGCGGAGAATCGATGATCGTTCGAGTGACGGTAAAAACCGCTCCCTCCGAGCAGTGGACGGTTGCGCGCGTCCTGCGTTTAGAGCTCAAGCAAGCCTTGGACGCTGCTGGCTACTGCATTCCCCTACTCAACCAGTCGGTGGTGCGTTCGGCAGATGGCACCCCGCCGACTGCTGTAGCGCCGACTTCCACTGGCACAGGCACCACAGCCTAG
- a CDS encoding pyridoxal phosphate-dependent aminotransferase: MAVYKQSKKLQNVLYDIRGPLLEEAEHMESRGHRILKLNIGNPAPFGFEAPDAIMMDIIQHLPETQGYSDSRGLYTARTAIVQYYQTKGILTMEPNDVYLGNGVSELIPMTLQALLDTGDEILVPMPDYPLWTASTALAGGKPVHYRCDEENGWFPDIEDIASKITSRTKGIVIINPNNPTGAVYSKEILESIVELAREHGLVVFADEIYEKITYEDAQMIHTASICGDDVLCLTFSGLSKAYRVCGYRAGWVAITGPKWQATDYLEGIQLLASMRLCANVPGQHAIQTALGGYQSINELILPGGRLIEQRDLAYKMLSDMEGITVNQAEGALYLFPKLDVDHFNITSDEQFALDLLHEQKILISTGTAFNWDQPDHFRLVFLPDTQTLHSALERLGNFLAEYKQN, translated from the coding sequence ATGGCAGTTTACAAGCAGTCCAAGAAGCTACAGAACGTTCTTTACGATATTCGCGGTCCCCTGCTCGAAGAAGCAGAACATATGGAGTCACGCGGGCATCGTATTCTCAAACTCAATATCGGTAACCCAGCCCCCTTCGGCTTTGAAGCGCCCGATGCCATCATGATGGACATCATTCAGCACCTACCCGAAACCCAGGGGTACTCAGATTCTCGTGGCCTGTATACAGCCCGCACCGCCATCGTGCAGTACTACCAGACCAAAGGTATCCTCACCATGGAGCCCAACGATGTCTACCTGGGCAACGGGGTATCAGAGCTGATCCCCATGACCTTGCAGGCTCTGCTCGATACAGGGGATGAGATTCTGGTGCCGATGCCGGATTACCCGCTGTGGACAGCCTCAACCGCTCTAGCCGGTGGTAAACCCGTCCACTACCGTTGCGACGAAGAAAACGGTTGGTTCCCAGATATCGAGGATATCGCCTCGAAAATTACCTCCCGCACCAAGGGCATCGTCATTATCAACCCGAATAACCCCACCGGTGCGGTCTACTCGAAGGAAATTCTAGAAAGCATCGTTGAGCTGGCGCGTGAGCACGGGCTAGTGGTATTCGCCGATGAAATCTACGAAAAAATTACCTACGAGGACGCGCAGATGATTCATACCGCATCCATCTGCGGTGATGACGTGCTGTGCCTGACTTTCTCGGGGCTTTCCAAAGCCTACCGCGTGTGTGGTTACCGTGCGGGCTGGGTTGCTATCACCGGCCCCAAGTGGCAGGCAACCGACTATCTTGAAGGTATTCAGCTGCTCGCATCCATGCGCCTGTGCGCCAACGTGCCCGGTCAGCACGCCATTCAGACTGCTTTGGGTGGCTACCAGTCGATTAATGAACTGATTTTGCCCGGTGGACGCCTGATTGAACAGCGCGATCTAGCCTACAAAATGCTCAGTGACATGGAAGGCATCACCGTTAACCAAGCAGAGGGCGCGCTCTACCTGTTCCCCAAGCTCGACGTTGATCACTTCAACATCACCTCAGATGAACAGTTCGCTCTAGACTTGTTGCACGAACAAAAAATTCTCATCAGCACAGGCACAGCTTTCAACTGGGATCAGCCAGATCATTTCAGACTGGTCTTCTTGCCCGATACTCAGACCCTGCACTCAGCCCTTGAACGTCTCGGAAACTTCTTGGCTGAGTACAAGCAAAACTAG
- a CDS encoding FmdB family zinc ribbon protein translates to MPVYVYQCKNCEYIFEQHQSFSEDALKTCPECDQDQLRKKFGNVGVVFKGSGFYANDSKKSADS, encoded by the coding sequence ATGCCGGTATATGTTTATCAATGCAAAAACTGCGAATATATTTTTGAACAGCACCAGTCTTTCTCTGAAGATGCCCTCAAGACCTGCCCGGAATGCGACCAGGATCAGTTGCGTAAAAAATTCGGCAACGTAGGCGTTGTTTTTAAGGGGTCAGGCTTCTACGCTAACGACTCGAAAAAATCAGCGGACTCCTAA